CGTCCCAGAAGCCGGGGACGAAGGGCGAGGCAGCCTTCTGCTCAGGCGTCAGGTGATCCTGCGTCATGAGTGCCACACTCTCGGGCTTGAGGACCCGGCCGCCGCCTCCCAGCAGCATCCGCGCGAAGGCGAGATAATCATCGACCGTCGAGACGAGCCCTGTGCTGCCGCCGGGATGAACGGGCGTTTCGGGCGCCCCGGTCCATGGCACGAACCGGCCGTCGTCACCCGGCTGATAGACCCGGGCGAGCCGGTCGCGCTTGTCCGGCGGGACGACATAGAAGGTGTCGGCCATGCCAAGCGGCGTGAAGATCCGCGCTTCGAGGAAATCCGCCAGCGGGCGGGCGGCCACGCGCTCGACCAGCACGCCCAGGATCTCGCTGCCGACATTGTACATCCAGCGCTCGCCCGGCTGATGCATCAGTGGCAAGGCGCCGTAGCGCGCGACCAGCTCGTCCGGCGTCATCGCCGGCGGGATCGGGCTGGGCAGGAGACCCGCGTCGGCGATCGCGCGCTGGATCGGATAAGACGCGGACGGCGCCATGATGATGCCGAGGCCGAGCCGGAAGGTCATGAGGTCGCGGAGCGTGATGGGGCGCTGGGCCGGCACGGTATCGTCGAGCGGCCCGTCGAGCCGGCGCAGGACCCGGCGGTCGGCGAGTTCGGGCAGCCAGCGGTCGACGGGGTCGTCAAGCCGCAGCGCCCCCGCTTCGACCAGGATCATGGCCGCCGCCGCCACGACCGGCTTGGTCATGGAGGCAATGCGAAACAGCGTGTCGCGCCGCATCGGCGCTTGGGCAGCAAGCTCACGCGCGCCGGCCGCGACGACATGCACCATGTCGCCCC
This genomic interval from Aliidongia dinghuensis contains the following:
- a CDS encoding serine hydrolase domain-containing protein, giving the protein MTNGGRGGFSRAGLDRLTTTLGTMIDQGAAAGLVALVARGDMVHVVAAGARELAAQAPMRRDTLFRIASMTKPVVAAAAMILVEAGALRLDDPVDRWLPELADRRVLRRLDGPLDDTVPAQRPITLRDLMTFRLGLGIIMAPSASYPIQRAIADAGLLPSPIPPAMTPDELVARYGALPLMHQPGERWMYNVGSEILGVLVERVAARPLADFLEARIFTPLGMADTFYVVPPDKRDRLARVYQPGDDGRFVPWTGAPETPVHPGGSTGLVSTVDDYLAFARMLLGGGGRVLKPESVALMTQDHLTPEQKAASPFVPGFWDGRGWGFGLGVTTDPEAALPRGYGWDGGLGTSWRNDPEHGLTGILLTQRPMTSPHMPELATAFWRLAYEAIV